The Clostridiaceae bacterium HFYG-1003 genome includes a window with the following:
- a CDS encoding SH3 domain-containing protein, translating to MNQKCGKKSISTLLALVLFLGLFQGLSGASVAQAEPVPLKRVVSVTSSPKEAKVGDKVSVTLDLDDRVTGVSGELEAGFSSLEYESSYRFTLAVGSDGFYHGSVTIDETAKSGTYILTNILIPFADGSFGEIYNLVLDPELSDSEDLSGADFIVSNPNQDIAPPVVTAVSVDKTSVLQGETVNVTVQASDVGLGIDGSIMVDYEGPDLGHQDVALTSQGNGTYTGQLILPKEAPAGTWFISQISLKDKGCNRVVLHNATRGPRELQTMKLDHCDITVNYITPPDTTPPVIESLTISHNKVSYTNGIIMTVRVSDDQGLKGDVTGSYAAPDWAMNTLHKTFSFSLREKSPGVYEGHPALGSAIGTYILDYVSISDMAGNETRLENVKLNPNGTDLTQYDIRRGYDIVFDSMGGTVVPNQFTSNGYLAEPAPPTRENYSFAGWYHTNTYERRWDFAKDKANEYTQSLYAKWIPAGEPVEVPEFPYYAKVTATSLNFRSGPSTWYSTQSSIPKGTIVKVNYRDNNWYFIEHLGKKGYVSVNYLQKIDSALVYQVNPAVNMRTGPSTAYSIIRKLPIGTLVELVSKPSTTWYQILAGTTKGFVSVSYLKPVVDQPAPTPPPEPADTTIYLVKTAVNLRSGPSTANTIIHKMPVGTLLQQLQKVNDTWWQVKYDQWIGYVSAKYLVGIVTPVQRYITLEPINLRTGPSTSYSVITKLPRSSVFIIIKKTSSTWWQVYVDGKIGYVYAKNLHFMP from the coding sequence ATGAACCAAAAATGTGGAAAGAAAAGCATCAGCACGCTGCTGGCACTGGTGCTGTTTCTGGGGTTGTTCCAAGGATTGAGTGGAGCGTCGGTCGCTCAGGCGGAGCCTGTCCCGCTCAAGCGAGTGGTATCGGTGACCTCCAGTCCGAAAGAAGCAAAAGTAGGGGACAAAGTAAGCGTGACGCTGGATCTGGACGATCGGGTCACCGGCGTGTCAGGTGAACTGGAGGCAGGTTTTTCCAGTTTGGAGTATGAGTCGAGTTATCGCTTCACACTCGCAGTCGGGTCAGATGGTTTCTACCATGGCAGTGTAACCATCGATGAGACCGCAAAAAGCGGAACCTATATTCTGACAAATATACTGATCCCATTTGCGGATGGATCCTTCGGTGAAATCTACAACCTGGTGCTGGATCCGGAATTGTCGGATTCGGAGGATTTAAGCGGAGCGGATTTTATCGTAAGCAATCCCAACCAGGACATCGCGCCACCGGTGGTCACAGCCGTGTCCGTAGATAAAACCAGCGTGCTCCAGGGCGAGACCGTGAATGTGACGGTTCAAGCCAGTGATGTCGGACTGGGCATTGACGGCAGCATCATGGTCGACTATGAAGGGCCTGATTTAGGACACCAGGACGTGGCACTGACCAGTCAGGGCAATGGAACATACACCGGACAGCTGATCCTGCCCAAGGAGGCTCCGGCCGGAACGTGGTTTATCAGTCAAATTTCACTGAAGGATAAAGGCTGCAACCGAGTAGTGCTGCATAACGCGACCAGAGGTCCGCGAGAGCTGCAGACCATGAAGCTGGATCACTGTGACATTACGGTGAACTATATCACACCGCCGGATACGACACCGCCGGTCATAGAGTCTCTGACAATTTCTCACAATAAGGTCAGCTATACGAACGGGATCATCATGACAGTGCGAGTTTCTGATGATCAGGGTCTAAAAGGCGACGTTACCGGAAGTTATGCTGCACCGGATTGGGCAATGAATACTCTTCATAAGACATTTTCTTTCAGTCTGAGAGAAAAATCCCCGGGAGTGTATGAAGGGCACCCGGCGCTTGGCTCAGCCATTGGCACGTATATCTTGGACTACGTCTCCATTTCGGATATGGCCGGTAATGAAACCAGGCTGGAAAACGTCAAGCTGAACCCCAATGGAACCGACCTGACACAATATGACATCAGACGTGGATACGACATTGTGTTTGATTCAATGGGTGGGACCGTTGTTCCGAATCAATTTACCTCCAATGGGTATCTGGCTGAACCAGCACCTCCTACCAGAGAAAACTATTCCTTCGCGGGCTGGTACCACACCAATACCTACGAACGACGCTGGGACTTTGCCAAAGACAAAGCCAATGAATACACCCAGAGCCTCTACGCCAAATGGATTCCGGCAGGAGAGCCGGTAGAAGTGCCGGAATTTCCTTATTATGCCAAAGTGACCGCGACTTCCTTGAATTTCCGAAGCGGTCCGTCCACCTGGTATTCTACCCAGAGCAGCATACCGAAGGGAACCATTGTGAAAGTCAACTATCGCGATAATAACTGGTATTTCATCGAACATCTTGGAAAGAAAGGATATGTATCAGTCAACTATCTGCAAAAAATTGACTCTGCTCTGGTTTATCAGGTAAACCCCGCGGTAAATATGCGTACCGGCCCATCCACTGCCTACAGCATCATCAGGAAGCTGCCCATCGGCACACTGGTCGAACTGGTCAGTAAGCCCAGCACCACATGGTATCAGATACTGGCAGGCACAACCAAAGGCTTTGTCTCCGTCAGTTACCTGAAGCCAGTCGTCGATCAGCCGGCTCCAACGCCTCCGCCTGAGCCCGCCGATACAACGATCTATCTGGTCAAAACGGCAGTGAATCTGCGCAGTGGTCCGTCCACGGCCAACACCATCATCCATAAGATGCCAGTGGGAACGTTGCTGCAACAGCTGCAGAAAGTCAATGATACCTGGTGGCAGGTGAAGTATGATCAATGGATTGGTTATGTTTCTGCGAAATACCTGGTGGGTATTGTTACCCCGGTTCAACGCTACATCACGTTGGAACCCATCAACCTCAGAACCGGTCCGTCCACCAGTTACTCCGTCATCACGAAGCTCCCCCGCAGTTCCGTTTTCATTATTATTAAAAAGACCTCTTCCACTTGGTGGCAGGTCTATGTGGACGGAAAGATTGGCTATGTTTACGCCAAAAATCTGCACTTCATGCCTTAA
- a CDS encoding ATP-binding protein, with protein sequence MKKKNVLNLIKYHAEKNDAAFRNEAYEIAKHFDTVNDYQLSEYIIALLSDVNTFVPQMDETTSGYFKKVNVTTDPLPLPDSIKDNVVGIINAAGHNVGVNKFLFEGPPGTGKTETAKQLARILDRELFAVNFDTVIDSKLGQTSKNIAALFDEINRFPHPERILILLDELDAIAIDRINSNDLREMGRATSAVLKGLDGLSDQVMLIATTNLFRSFDKALIRRFDSVIDFSRYTREDLVEIGEIILNDLLVKFKKAGRNMRLYRKILNCMDPIPYPGELKNLIKTSLAFSDPNNEYDYLKRLYASTLGKNRSADYKEMQSKGFTVREIELLTGVSKSQVSREIKESKE encoded by the coding sequence ATGAAAAAGAAGAACGTTTTAAATTTGATTAAATACCACGCAGAAAAAAATGATGCTGCATTTCGCAATGAAGCTTATGAAATAGCAAAACACTTTGATACCGTAAATGATTATCAGCTCTCCGAGTATATTATTGCATTATTATCGGATGTGAATACATTCGTTCCGCAAATGGATGAAACGACATCCGGATATTTCAAAAAAGTGAATGTAACCACCGATCCGCTTCCCTTGCCAGATTCCATTAAAGACAATGTAGTAGGTATAATCAATGCGGCAGGCCATAATGTTGGCGTTAATAAGTTTCTGTTCGAAGGACCGCCAGGTACAGGCAAGACGGAAACAGCCAAGCAATTGGCTCGAATCTTGGACCGGGAATTGTTTGCTGTCAATTTCGATACCGTAATTGACAGCAAATTGGGTCAGACTTCCAAGAATATAGCGGCATTGTTTGATGAGATCAATCGTTTTCCGCACCCCGAGCGCATTCTGATATTACTTGATGAACTGGATGCCATTGCCATTGATCGTATCAATTCCAATGATTTAAGGGAGATGGGGCGGGCAACTTCGGCTGTTTTAAAAGGCCTGGACGGGCTCAGTGATCAGGTCATGTTAATTGCAACAACGAACTTGTTTCGTTCCTTTGACAAAGCGTTAATCAGACGATTTGATTCCGTGATCGATTTCAGTCGATATACCAGGGAAGATTTGGTGGAGATAGGAGAAATTATTCTCAATGATCTATTGGTTAAGTTCAAAAAAGCCGGCAGGAATATGAGGTTATACCGCAAGATTTTAAATTGCATGGATCCGATCCCTTATCCAGGAGAATTGAAAAATTTGATAAAAACTAGTTTGGCATTCAGTGATCCAAATAACGAATACGATTATTTGAAGCGATTGTATGCATCGACATTAGGAAAGAACCGTAGTGCTGATTACAAAGAAATGCAGAGTAAGGGTTTCACTGTTCGTGAGATCGAATTACTGACCGGAGTATCAAAAAGCCAGGTATCACGGGAGATAAAGGAGTCTAAGGAATGA
- a CDS encoding AAA family ATPase, whose translation MFEEFYGFKKTPFCRDLPTTELFPSNTLEESLSRLSYVAERQLFCVLTGECGTGKTTTIRRFRDQLDDSRYTLIYLADSKMTPRNFYKGMLDQLGAESRFYRGDAKRQLHKEIELMKGLHNKRPVVVVDEAHLLDREMLEEVRFLLNFRMDAVSPMALVLVGQVELWEKLQMQSYTAIRQRIDIQCKMQLMDHSQVKGYMKRHLEYAGIDHELFSDEATEAIYRYSGGSARLVNQVCTSTLIFGYQSGKRIIDDHMVKLVINGELS comes from the coding sequence ATGTTTGAAGAGTTTTATGGCTTCAAGAAAACTCCATTCTGTCGGGATCTGCCGACGACGGAACTATTCCCCTCCAATACGCTGGAGGAGTCTCTGAGCAGATTATCCTATGTCGCCGAACGGCAACTCTTCTGTGTACTCACCGGAGAGTGCGGCACTGGTAAGACGACCACCATTCGCCGATTCCGCGATCAACTGGATGACAGCAGATATACCCTGATCTATCTGGCAGACTCGAAAATGACGCCGAGAAATTTCTACAAAGGGATGCTGGATCAGCTGGGGGCCGAATCAAGATTCTATCGAGGGGATGCCAAACGCCAGCTGCATAAAGAGATCGAGCTGATGAAAGGACTCCACAATAAGCGTCCGGTGGTCGTTGTCGATGAGGCGCATCTGCTGGATCGAGAAATGCTTGAAGAGGTACGTTTTCTCCTCAACTTCCGGATGGATGCCGTCAGTCCCATGGCACTGGTACTGGTGGGCCAGGTCGAGCTATGGGAGAAGCTCCAGATGCAGTCCTATACGGCGATCCGGCAACGGATCGACATCCAGTGCAAAATGCAATTGATGGACCACTCACAGGTGAAGGGATACATGAAACGCCACCTGGAATATGCCGGGATCGACCATGAGCTCTTCTCAGATGAGGCTACTGAGGCAATCTATCGATATTCCGGTGGATCCGCCAGGCTAGTCAACCAAGTGTGTACTAGCACCCTGATTTTTGGTTACCAAAGTGGAAAGCGAATCATTGACGACCACATGGTCAAACTGGTCATCAATGGGGAACTGAGCTAA
- a CDS encoding DUF6088 family protein, with the protein MSTKNILGSNIGKYKDLEVFNSRRVFDEVHKCGVTPAAFHKNLSRMAEAGVVYKVSKGLYCKPKQTRFGSLNSDENQIIEYFLGKKQTKGVLLGYRLYNQLGLTTQLAKSILIYSNKTDYTQSKVQHILIRKSNLTFSEPVKSLIQLLDVLEHLKEIQDIQTNQLQEYIKSTIVKYEDKYLEKILKDISFKKSTLAALKAILDNEKVNHNLDQYLSKNSKYNLKILEDLNVIPRK; encoded by the coding sequence ATGTCAACAAAAAATATATTGGGAAGTAATATTGGAAAATATAAAGATCTAGAAGTCTTTAACTCAAGAAGAGTTTTCGATGAAGTTCACAAATGCGGAGTTACTCCGGCAGCGTTTCATAAAAATTTATCCAGGATGGCTGAAGCCGGGGTAGTATATAAGGTATCAAAAGGTCTCTATTGTAAACCAAAACAGACACGTTTTGGTTCTCTCAATTCTGATGAAAATCAGATCATCGAGTATTTTCTTGGGAAGAAACAGACCAAAGGTGTTCTGTTAGGATATCGACTTTACAATCAACTTGGATTAACTACACAATTAGCCAAGTCCATATTGATTTATTCGAATAAGACAGATTATACGCAAAGTAAAGTTCAGCATATTTTAATCAGAAAGTCCAATCTAACATTTAGCGAACCGGTCAAATCACTGATCCAGCTGCTGGATGTTCTTGAACATCTAAAGGAAATACAGGATATTCAGACGAATCAGCTGCAGGAGTACATAAAAAGCACGATCGTAAAATACGAAGATAAATACCTCGAAAAAATACTGAAGGATATTTCATTCAAAAAAAGCACATTGGCTGCGCTGAAAGCCATCTTAGACAATGAGAAGGTCAATCATAATCTTGATCAGTATTTGAGTAAAAATTCCAAGTATAATCTGAAGATATTGGAGGACCTGAATGTTATTCCACGAAAGTAA
- a CDS encoding S8 family peptidase, producing MNNLLQLKGRFEQAPNSSRPGLPSLPKSQSVQVSEMEKLRNELQHQIKFWSQERYIDGALVSVYYNKVAAKSNRIKGLLSKGQNTANRTIVGARFTLDQSPKHIITHYVSLDVIEESIKRLDECIQIVNQIFQGSISHEDLEKIKSGEIKLPAEGIRKTNFTYVITDVHYIEKFDVFVNDNPVQNNSIITIFQTDHNVKTVLEKIGLDLSFEKVMDETTIQLRPDELALLRERAPYLISMAVSDISRMVKDDFEFLRDRKLSIPPPNNEPTIGVIDTMFDESVYFSEWVSFESCVDPAIQIANNDFTHGTAVTSIIVDGPSFNRELDDGCGRFRVRHFGVATGGQFSSFSILRNIRDIVRSNTDIKVWNLSLGSMLEINPNFISPEAAFLDKLQFDHNIIFVIAGTNQPPNSAGQGMAIGAPADSINSLVVNAVSFDQQPASYSRSGPVLSFFTKPDISYYGGDRRQGIRVCTPVGEAQVCGTSYAAPWISRKMSYLIDILGFNREVAKALLIHSATGWSSQEYDPNLIGHGIVPIRIEEVTQSQDDEIQFILDGTSEKYDTYNFNIPVPVKNEKHPFIAKATLCYFPCCSRNQGVDYTNTELDLQLGRITQKNSKTILKPINNNYQGMDTSTYTWEEDARKLYRKWDNVKHIREVQTSNNRDKKRYDSGLWGISLKTKERLEDKFGEGIKFGVVVSLKSIDGVNRINEFIKNCYARMWLVNFIEVQNRVEIYNIAEQDIEFQE from the coding sequence ATGAATAATCTCTTGCAGCTTAAAGGACGTTTTGAACAGGCGCCTAATTCATCCCGGCCTGGTTTGCCCAGCCTTCCAAAAAGTCAATCGGTTCAAGTTTCTGAGATGGAAAAATTAAGAAATGAACTGCAGCATCAGATCAAATTTTGGAGTCAGGAGCGATATATCGACGGAGCATTGGTCAGCGTTTATTACAATAAAGTCGCAGCTAAAAGCAACCGGATAAAAGGGCTTTTGTCAAAAGGTCAGAATACTGCAAATAGAACGATCGTTGGCGCGCGGTTTACCTTGGATCAGTCACCAAAACATATTATTACTCATTATGTGTCACTGGATGTCATTGAAGAATCCATAAAACGGCTGGATGAATGTATTCAGATCGTCAATCAGATTTTTCAGGGATCAATAAGCCATGAAGATCTGGAAAAAATTAAGTCCGGAGAAATCAAACTGCCGGCTGAAGGAATCAGGAAAACAAATTTCACGTACGTCATTACAGATGTGCATTATATTGAAAAATTTGATGTATTCGTTAATGACAATCCAGTTCAGAACAATTCAATCATCACAATTTTTCAGACGGATCATAACGTAAAAACGGTGTTGGAGAAGATTGGTCTTGATCTATCCTTTGAAAAGGTGATGGACGAAACAACGATCCAGCTCAGGCCGGATGAACTGGCTCTTTTACGGGAAAGAGCCCCTTACCTGATATCTATGGCTGTGAGTGATATATCCAGGATGGTGAAGGATGACTTCGAATTCTTGAGGGATAGAAAATTAAGCATACCACCGCCGAATAACGAACCAACCATCGGAGTAATTGACACGATGTTCGATGAATCGGTTTATTTCTCTGAGTGGGTATCCTTTGAGAGTTGTGTGGATCCAGCCATTCAAATCGCCAACAATGACTTTACTCATGGAACCGCCGTAACTTCGATCATTGTGGATGGTCCGTCCTTTAACCGTGAGTTGGATGATGGCTGCGGCAGATTTCGAGTTCGCCATTTTGGAGTTGCCACCGGCGGACAATTCAGTTCCTTTTCAATTCTGAGAAATATCAGGGATATTGTCCGTTCAAATACAGATATTAAAGTATGGAATCTGTCACTAGGTTCCATGCTCGAAATCAATCCGAATTTCATCTCGCCTGAAGCAGCATTCCTTGATAAGCTCCAATTTGACCACAATATCATCTTTGTAATTGCCGGAACCAATCAACCTCCCAACTCGGCAGGTCAAGGAATGGCCATTGGCGCACCGGCGGATTCCATAAATTCTCTGGTAGTTAATGCGGTATCCTTTGATCAACAACCGGCCAGTTACTCCCGAAGCGGACCAGTCCTGTCATTTTTCACGAAACCGGATATAAGCTATTATGGCGGGGATCGCAGGCAGGGAATCAGGGTTTGTACTCCTGTGGGCGAAGCACAGGTATGCGGTACTTCTTATGCAGCACCATGGATTTCTCGAAAAATGTCCTATCTTATCGATATTTTGGGATTTAACCGAGAGGTAGCGAAAGCGCTGCTGATCCATTCTGCAACCGGTTGGTCCAGCCAGGAATATGATCCGAATCTGATCGGACACGGAATTGTGCCGATCAGAATCGAGGAAGTTACTCAAAGTCAGGATGACGAGATTCAGTTCATTTTGGATGGTACCTCAGAAAAATATGATACCTACAATTTCAATATTCCAGTTCCCGTGAAAAATGAAAAACACCCGTTCATTGCAAAGGCAACCTTGTGTTATTTTCCCTGCTGCTCACGAAATCAGGGCGTAGATTATACGAATACGGAATTGGATCTGCAATTGGGTCGAATCACCCAGAAAAATTCAAAAACAATATTAAAGCCCATTAATAACAATTACCAGGGGATGGATACGAGTACTTATACCTGGGAAGAGGATGCGAGAAAACTATATCGTAAATGGGACAATGTGAAGCATATCCGGGAAGTCCAAACATCCAACAATCGTGACAAAAAACGCTATGACAGCGGTCTCTGGGGGATCAGTCTGAAGACAAAGGAGCGTTTGGAAGATAAATTCGGCGAAGGGATCAAGTTCGGGGTGGTGGTCTCTCTTAAATCAATCGATGGAGTCAATCGCATCAATGAATTCATAAAGAACTGCTATGCTCGGATGTGGCTGGTGAATTTCATCGAGGTTCAAAATCGAGTTGAGATTTATAATATTGCGGAACAGGATATTGAATTTCAGGAGTAA
- a CDS encoding DDE-type integrase/transposase/recombinase produces MSSLEIEWRHDMKDKEKAQEIATQRAILLAPLLSHDLDKGQIRVLKEQICREAGISERTLRRYLNSYQQKGFSGLIPQARVSQDSRAIPALVLDEAVRLRKEIPSRSVAEIIRIMEWEGLTEAGSIKRSSLQEKLQEKGYSGKHMAIYAAGGVATRRFQKRTRNKLWHSDIKYGCYLPIGPGNKPQQVYLVAFLDDATRMILHAQFYSNLEQSIVEDCFRKAILKWGIPEQAYFDNGRQFKNKWMSRACAKLGIRLIFAKPYSPEGTGKIEKFNQNIDRFLDEYKFDNSERSLEVMNERFWIWLEECYQNKPHTALNGTTPHQAYNLDPRPLKYLPAEKVANAFLHAETRKVDKSGCISFGGAKYEVGLPYVARSVEVVYDPSNTEELSIEYQDDKPFVVRKLVIGERVAPKPQLPEFLTPVKPTSSRLLDGAQKQNQKRKDKQQSTAISFKDIRKGGGSDV; encoded by the coding sequence ATGTCATCACTCGAAATTGAATGGAGGCATGACATGAAGGACAAGGAAAAAGCACAGGAAATAGCGACGCAACGGGCGATTCTACTGGCGCCCCTTCTTTCCCATGACTTGGACAAGGGGCAGATCCGGGTGCTTAAGGAGCAGATCTGCCGCGAGGCTGGGATTTCCGAGCGGACCTTACGGCGATATCTGAATAGTTATCAGCAGAAGGGATTTTCCGGACTGATACCGCAGGCGAGGGTATCGCAGGATTCAAGAGCCATCCCGGCGCTGGTGTTGGACGAAGCCGTGCGGCTGCGCAAAGAGATCCCGTCCAGAAGTGTGGCTGAGATCATTCGAATCATGGAATGGGAAGGCCTCACCGAAGCTGGCTCGATCAAGCGAAGCAGCCTGCAGGAGAAATTGCAGGAGAAGGGCTACAGCGGGAAGCATATGGCCATCTATGCCGCTGGCGGGGTAGCTACCCGCCGATTTCAAAAACGCACCCGCAACAAACTGTGGCATTCGGATATCAAGTATGGCTGTTACCTGCCGATCGGTCCTGGAAACAAGCCGCAGCAGGTCTATCTGGTGGCGTTTTTGGACGACGCTACCCGGATGATCCTCCATGCCCAGTTCTACTCGAACCTGGAGCAGAGCATCGTTGAGGATTGCTTCCGCAAAGCCATCCTCAAGTGGGGAATTCCAGAGCAGGCATACTTCGATAACGGCCGCCAGTTTAAAAATAAGTGGATGTCCAGAGCCTGCGCAAAGCTTGGCATCCGGCTGATCTTCGCAAAGCCCTACTCTCCGGAAGGCACCGGAAAAATAGAAAAATTCAATCAGAATATCGATCGGTTTCTCGATGAGTATAAATTCGATAACTCGGAACGATCCCTCGAGGTTATGAATGAGCGGTTCTGGATCTGGTTGGAAGAATGCTACCAGAACAAACCGCATACCGCACTCAATGGAACGACCCCGCATCAGGCGTATAATCTGGATCCCAGGCCCTTGAAATATCTGCCAGCGGAGAAGGTCGCCAACGCCTTTTTGCACGCTGAGACCAGAAAAGTCGATAAGAGTGGCTGCATCAGCTTTGGCGGCGCGAAGTATGAAGTTGGGCTACCCTATGTGGCTCGCAGCGTGGAAGTGGTCTATGACCCCAGTAACACCGAGGAATTGAGCATTGAGTATCAGGATGACAAACCCTTTGTGGTGAGAAAGCTGGTCATTGGGGAGCGGGTGGCGCCCAAGCCTCAGCTGCCGGAGTTCCTGACTCCAGTCAAGCCAACCTCTTCCCGGTTACTCGATGGTGCCCAAAAGCAGAATCAGAAGCGAAAAGACAAACAGCAGTCTACGGCCATCTCTTTCAAAGACATAAGAAAAGGGGGTGGCAGTGATGTTTGA
- a CDS encoding DUF2188 domain-containing protein, which translates to MGKNQHVTPHPKGGWQVKGSGNSKATVRTRTQAEAVKSARKIAANQKSEVVIHGQTGRIRAKDSYGNDPCPPKG; encoded by the coding sequence ATGGGAAAAAACCAGCATGTTACGCCGCATCCGAAAGGCGGCTGGCAGGTGAAAGGAAGCGGTAACTCGAAAGCGACAGTAAGAACTCGAACTCAGGCTGAGGCTGTCAAATCAGCTCGGAAAATTGCAGCCAACCAAAAATCAGAGGTCGTGATTCATGGGCAGACAGGCAGAATCCGTGCAAAGGACTCCTATGGCAATGATCCCTGCCCACCCAAAGGGTAG
- a CDS encoding nucleotidyl transferase AbiEii/AbiGii toxin family protein, whose amino-acid sequence MLFHESKEFEDLIGLTSKWRKIPSTAIRKDYFITEILSNIATCEYRDSLVFKGGTSLSKCYPGSIERFSEDIDLTYIPSGEININAIEKNLKKIEQCLIGSAFSEKNFTERNKRNKSCYIWFTLEHKAIERVKLEIGSETKPHPFQKKIFNSYIQDYLESNNHSNDVMEFGLKSVTINVLNIERTFLDKVMAVKRHA is encoded by the coding sequence ATGTTATTCCACGAAAGTAAAGAATTTGAAGATCTGATTGGTCTGACGAGTAAATGGCGAAAAATACCTTCTACAGCAATTAGAAAAGATTATTTTATTACTGAAATACTAAGCAATATTGCTACTTGCGAATACAGGGATTCCTTGGTTTTTAAAGGTGGAACATCTCTGAGTAAATGTTATCCAGGTTCCATTGAAAGATTTTCTGAAGATATCGACTTGACTTATATTCCTTCGGGAGAGATTAACATTAATGCAATTGAAAAGAATCTAAAAAAAATTGAACAATGTCTAATCGGATCTGCATTTTCTGAAAAGAATTTTACAGAACGAAACAAACGGAATAAAAGTTGTTATATCTGGTTTACGCTGGAACATAAAGCTATAGAGAGAGTTAAGTTGGAAATTGGTTCAGAAACCAAACCCCACCCTTTCCAGAAAAAAATCTTCAACTCCTACATTCAAGACTATTTGGAGTCTAATAATCACTCCAATGATGTTATGGAGTTTGGTCTGAAAAGCGTGACAATTAATGTGTTGAACATAGAAAGAACCTTTTTAGACAAAGTGATGGCTGTAAAACGTCATGCTTAA
- a CDS encoding DUF6431 domain-containing protein: MEKSICPICHQSLKVIGSRRRLVINENGDVMILVLRRLRCTNPGCGKIHHELPDLLTPYKRQTTTILEQIITGQHEAVPVENSTIRRVRAWFNSRAHALVGALLSTYATVTQDYGVDFSDLPQSILERIFFFVGEPAGWLKKVVRILVNNHRWPHTQLA, from the coding sequence ATGGAGAAAAGCATATGTCCCATCTGTCATCAGTCGCTTAAGGTCATTGGCTCCCGCAGGAGATTAGTGATCAACGAGAATGGGGATGTCATGATCCTGGTGCTTCGTCGCCTGCGCTGTACCAACCCCGGTTGCGGGAAGATCCATCACGAACTTCCGGATCTCTTAACTCCCTATAAGCGGCAGACCACAACGATCCTGGAGCAGATCATCACCGGTCAACATGAAGCGGTGCCCGTTGAGAATTCGACCATTCGGCGGGTCCGAGCCTGGTTCAACTCCAGAGCCCACGCTTTAGTCGGTGCTCTGCTCAGTACATATGCTACAGTCACTCAGGACTATGGGGTCGACTTTTCCGATCTGCCTCAGTCCATACTCGAGAGGATTTTCTTCTTTGTAGGCGAGCCTGCGGGCTGGCTGAAAAAGGTTGTCCGGATTTTAGTCAACAATCACCGATGGCCACATACCCAGTTGGCATAG